The Geothermobacter ehrlichii genome has a segment encoding these proteins:
- the rimO gene encoding 30S ribosomal protein S12 methylthiotransferase RimO, with amino-acid sequence MTYKVALVSLGCPKNLVDAEVMLGHLPPERYQIITEEAKADIIIVNTCSFIREAKEESIQTILEVADYKEKGRCRLLAVTGCLPQRYREELAAELPEVDLFMGTGDAPRIAALLDEALAGKGGQLAAVGLPDFLYDHSTPRVKSSPHYSAYVKIAEGCANHCSYCIIPQLRGTLRSRSIDSVEEEVRRLVAQGVKEINLIAQDVTAFGAERNDGGNLVALLRRLVRIDGVHWLRLLYAYPDGIDDELIDLIAGEEKICNYLDIPLQHIDDAILSRMNRRVGEAETRELIERIRRRIPDVTLRTSFIVGFPGESEAQFEKLLAFVREGHFERVGVFRYSREEGTPAATLPDQIGERVKKSRYSKLMKAQARVSFRKNRALVGRIEPVLVEGYSEETDLLLQGRSIRQAPDVDGLVYITAGNANVGDIVPLRITDSSEYDLIGEICEDD; translated from the coding sequence ATGACATACAAAGTCGCGCTGGTCAGTCTTGGCTGCCCGAAGAATCTGGTCGACGCCGAAGTGATGCTGGGGCACCTGCCCCCCGAGCGCTACCAGATCATCACCGAGGAAGCGAAGGCCGACATCATCATCGTCAATACCTGTTCCTTCATCCGCGAGGCGAAGGAGGAGTCGATCCAGACCATCCTCGAGGTGGCGGACTACAAGGAGAAGGGCCGCTGCCGGCTGCTGGCGGTCACCGGCTGCCTGCCGCAGCGCTATCGCGAGGAGCTGGCGGCGGAGCTGCCGGAGGTCGACCTGTTCATGGGAACGGGCGATGCGCCGCGCATCGCCGCGCTGCTGGACGAGGCGCTGGCCGGAAAGGGCGGACAGCTGGCGGCGGTCGGCCTGCCCGACTTTCTTTACGACCACAGTACACCGCGGGTGAAGTCGTCGCCCCACTATTCGGCTTATGTCAAGATCGCCGAGGGCTGCGCCAACCACTGCTCCTACTGCATCATTCCGCAGCTGCGCGGCACCCTGCGCTCCCGCAGCATCGACTCGGTGGAAGAGGAGGTGCGGCGGCTGGTCGCCCAGGGGGTGAAGGAGATCAATCTCATCGCCCAGGATGTCACCGCCTTCGGTGCCGAGCGCAACGACGGCGGAAACCTGGTCGCCCTGCTGCGGCGGCTGGTGCGGATCGACGGCGTGCACTGGCTGCGCCTGCTCTATGCCTATCCGGACGGTATCGACGACGAGCTGATCGACCTGATCGCCGGCGAGGAGAAGATCTGCAACTATCTCGACATCCCGCTGCAGCACATCGACGACGCCATTCTCTCCCGCATGAACCGGCGGGTCGGCGAGGCCGAAACGCGCGAGCTGATCGAGCGCATCCGCCGGCGGATTCCGGACGTCACCCTGCGCACCTCCTTCATCGTCGGTTTTCCGGGCGAGAGCGAAGCGCAGTTCGAAAAGCTGCTCGCCTTTGTCCGCGAGGGGCATTTCGAGCGGGTCGGGGTCTTCCGCTATTCCCGCGAGGAAGGGACGCCGGCCGCCACCCTGCCCGACCAGATCGGCGAACGGGTGAAAAAATCGCGTTACAGCAAGCTGATGAAGGCCCAGGCGCGGGTTTCCTTCCGCAAGAACCGGGCTCTGGTCGGCCGGATCGAGCCGGTGCTGGTCGAAGGCTACAGCGAGGAGACCGACCTGCTGCTGCAGGGACGGAGCATCCGCCAGGCGCCCGATGTCGACGGCCTGGTCTACATCACCGCCGGCAACGCCAATGTCGGTGACATCGTTCCCCTGCGCATCACCGATTCCTCCGAGTACGACCTGATCGGCGAAATCTGTGAGGACGACTGA
- a CDS encoding FAD:protein FMN transferase — MRTTELPSPAMRVRRFSACLLLLVLVLLLTAGCRDRRPEPVRRTRMLMGTIVEVVAFGDRKPTLAAIDRALDEMARIEELMSPRRPGSDLARLAAARDFVTLSPETARLLRLSLAINRRSGGAFDPTLGALKRLWDIEGEHPAVPDEAALRRALALTGPDRLLLDGDRARVAAPGVGVDLGGIAKGYAIDRAAAVLRQAGITHASINAGGDLRLIGDRFGRPWRIGIQHPRRQGEMLAILELEDAAVVTSGDYERYFMADGKRYHHIFDPATGRPARGCQSVTVVAGDAVRADALATAAFVLGPKRGLELLRREGVEGVLVAADGRTLVTEGLKGRIQWR; from the coding sequence GTGAGGACGACTGAGTTGCCGTCGCCGGCCATGCGGGTGCGTCGCTTCTCTGCCTGTCTGTTGCTTCTGGTTCTGGTCCTGCTGCTGACCGCCGGCTGTCGCGACCGGCGGCCGGAGCCGGTGCGGCGCACGCGTATGCTGATGGGGACCATCGTCGAGGTGGTCGCCTTCGGCGACAGGAAGCCGACGCTGGCGGCGATCGACCGTGCCCTCGACGAGATGGCGCGCATCGAGGAGCTGATGTCGCCGCGGCGGCCCGGCAGCGATCTGGCCCGCCTCGCCGCCGCCCGTGACTTCGTGACTCTCAGTCCCGAAACCGCCAGGCTGCTGCGCCTGTCTCTGGCCATCAACCGGCGCAGCGGAGGCGCTTTCGACCCGACCCTCGGTGCGCTCAAGCGGTTGTGGGACATCGAGGGGGAGCATCCGGCGGTTCCGGACGAGGCGGCGCTGCGCCGGGCCCTGGCTCTGACCGGTCCCGACAGGCTGCTGCTCGACGGCGACCGCGCCAGGGTCGCCGCCCCGGGCGTCGGGGTCGATCTGGGGGGGATCGCCAAGGGGTACGCCATCGACCGCGCCGCAGCGGTGTTGCGGCAGGCGGGGATAACTCATGCCTCGATCAACGCCGGCGGTGATTTGCGGCTGATCGGCGACCGCTTCGGCCGGCCCTGGCGCATCGGCATCCAGCATCCCCGCCGGCAGGGGGAGATGCTGGCGATTCTCGAGCTGGAGGACGCCGCCGTGGTCACCTCCGGCGACTACGAGCGTTATTTCATGGCCGACGGGAAGCGCTACCATCACATCTTCGATCCGGCCACCGGCCGTCCCGCCCGGGGCTGCCAGAGCGTCACCGTGGTCGCCGGCGACGCCGTCCGTGCCGACGCGCTGGCGACGGCCGCCTTCGTCCTCGGCCCAAAGCGGGGACTCGAGCTGCTGCGGCGCGAGGGAGTCGAGGGGGTGCTGGTCGCCGCCGATGGCCGCACCCTGGTCACCGAGGGGCTGAAAGGGCGCATCCAATGGCGCTAA
- a CDS encoding NusG domain II-containing protein has product MALKAVWARMTSLDRLVFAVLVTLALLLLLATLLLPSGRTVLVERDGRIVFRAPLDTPRQVSIDGPLGTTRLVLDGAGVRIAESPCPHKVCIGMGRIDRAGEWLACVPNHILVRVTGDGEAGERDYDLISR; this is encoded by the coding sequence ATGGCGCTAAAGGCGGTCTGGGCGCGCATGACCTCTCTCGACCGGCTGGTGTTCGCCGTTCTGGTCACGCTCGCCCTGCTGTTGCTGCTGGCGACCCTTCTCCTTCCTTCCGGGCGCACGGTGCTGGTCGAGCGGGACGGCCGGATCGTCTTCCGGGCGCCTCTCGATACGCCGCGGCAGGTCAGCATCGACGGTCCGCTGGGAACGACGCGTCTGGTGCTGGACGGCGCCGGGGTGAGGATTGCCGAATCGCCCTGTCCGCATAAGGTCTGCATCGGTATGGGGCGGATTGACCGGGCGGGAGAATGGCTCGCCTGCGTGCCCAACCACATCCTGGTTCGGGTGACCGGCGACGGCGAGGCGGGGGAAAGGGACTATGACCTCATCAGCCGCTGA
- a CDS encoding Gx transporter family protein, translating to MTSSAADPERLRKSRREVFLALFIAQAVALHTFEYLLPSPAPWFRLGFANILTLVALFLFDAGGAWTVALSRILVSSLLLGRFLTPGFFLSLSGGVLATAIMILARRLAGDRLSPIGVSLLGAAGHAFGQLLCAWLLLVRHAGLWTLFPPLLLFALGTGLVNGLAADAVIRHLRGHRAFAGDQGNRSA from the coding sequence ATGACCTCATCAGCCGCTGATCCGGAACGGTTGCGCAAAAGCCGCCGGGAAGTCTTTCTCGCCCTGTTCATCGCCCAGGCGGTGGCGCTGCACACCTTCGAATATCTTCTCCCCTCGCCGGCGCCCTGGTTCCGTCTCGGCTTCGCCAATATTCTGACCCTGGTCGCCCTCTTTCTGTTCGACGCCGGCGGCGCCTGGACGGTGGCGCTGAGCCGCATCCTCGTCTCGTCCCTGCTGCTGGGGCGGTTTCTGACGCCCGGATTCTTCCTCTCCCTGAGCGGCGGGGTGCTGGCGACTGCGATCATGATTCTGGCCCGCCGGCTTGCGGGTGACCGTCTCAGCCCCATCGGCGTCTCGCTGCTGGGGGCTGCCGGTCACGCCTTCGGCCAGCTGCTCTGCGCCTGGCTGCTGCTGGTCCGGCACGCGGGGCTCTGGACCCTCTTTCCGCCGCTGCTGCTGTTCGCCCTAGGGACGGGGCTGGTCAACGGCCTGGCCGCCGACGCGGTCATCCGCCACCTGCGCGGCCATCGGGCGTTTGCCGGCGACCAGGGGAATCGTTCGGCATGA